The following coding sequences lie in one Hydrogenophaga sp. PBL-H3 genomic window:
- a CDS encoding rhodanese-like domain-containing protein, with protein MRPRHLVLSVLSTVALLGSTAALADKAAAIDEMEAYLEFVDYGGGVIFAEQIPKDDWKKFVLIDARDAGQFAKGHIPGAINMDWRQVLAKRASIPKDKPVLIYCNTGSLSAQAGFALRVAGWDNLRILQGGMEEWKAKGGFDAASRTAAGAKH; from the coding sequence ATGCGACCGCGACACCTCGTTCTATCGGTGCTGAGCACCGTTGCCCTGCTCGGCTCAACCGCGGCCCTGGCCGACAAGGCAGCGGCCATTGACGAAATGGAGGCCTACCTGGAGTTCGTGGACTACGGCGGAGGCGTGATCTTTGCCGAGCAGATCCCCAAGGACGACTGGAAGAAGTTCGTGCTGATCGACGCGCGCGACGCCGGGCAGTTTGCCAAGGGCCACATCCCCGGCGCCATCAACATGGACTGGCGCCAGGTGCTGGCCAAGCGCGCATCCATTCCCAAAGACAAACCGGTGCTGATCTACTGCAACACCGGTTCGCTGTCGGCGCAGGCCGGGTTTGCACTGCGCGTGGCGGGCTGGGACAACCTGCGCATCCTGCAAGGCGGCATGGAAGAGTGGAAGGCCAAAGGCGGCTTTGATGCCGCAAGCCGCACCGCCGCTGGCGCGAAACACTGA
- a CDS encoding MBL fold metallo-hydrolase has protein sequence MFPCLSLHAHPVVRHWLACALALGLATLSLSATAQTAPEMTPRKVGPNSYYVQGQAALGSPANQNFISNAGFVIAPEGVVVVDALGSPALARRLVQKIAEITPKPITHVLVTHYHADHIYGLQVFKELGAQIVAQQNAREYLNSDTAEQRLVASRTELAPWVDDNTRLVPADRWLTDSTTLELAGARFVVERVGPSHTPEDLAIHVPSEGVLFAGDLMFAGRLPFVGKADSGQWIASLDRLLRFDVKVVVPGHGAASTEPRKDMVVMRDYLTYLRTTMGRAAKDLVPFEEAYSRTDWSTFEPMPMFRFANRMNAYNTYLLMEEESLRGR, from the coding sequence ATGTTCCCGTGCTTGTCCCTCCATGCCCACCCGGTCGTGCGCCACTGGCTGGCGTGCGCCCTGGCACTGGGCCTGGCCACCTTGAGCCTGTCTGCGACGGCGCAAACCGCGCCCGAGATGACGCCGCGCAAGGTCGGCCCCAACTCGTACTACGTGCAAGGTCAGGCCGCACTCGGCTCACCGGCCAACCAGAACTTCATCAGCAACGCCGGCTTCGTGATCGCGCCTGAAGGCGTGGTGGTGGTCGATGCGCTGGGTTCTCCCGCGCTGGCACGCCGTCTGGTGCAGAAGATCGCCGAGATCACGCCCAAGCCGATCACCCATGTGCTGGTGACGCATTACCACGCCGACCACATCTACGGCCTGCAGGTGTTCAAGGAACTGGGCGCGCAGATCGTGGCGCAGCAGAACGCGCGGGAATACCTCAATTCCGACACCGCCGAGCAGCGCCTCGTGGCCTCGCGCACGGAGCTGGCGCCCTGGGTGGACGACAACACCCGCCTGGTGCCGGCCGACCGCTGGCTCACGGACTCCACCACGCTGGAACTGGCGGGTGCGCGCTTCGTGGTGGAGCGCGTGGGCCCCTCGCACACGCCGGAAGACCTGGCCATCCACGTGCCCTCCGAGGGCGTGCTGTTCGCCGGTGACCTCATGTTCGCCGGGCGCCTGCCCTTCGTGGGCAAGGCCGACAGCGGCCAGTGGATCGCCTCGCTGGACCGCCTGCTGCGCTTCGATGTGAAGGTGGTCGTGCCCGGCCACGGCGCGGCCTCCACCGAGCCGCGCAAGGACATGGTGGTGATGCGCGACTACCTCACCTATTTGCGCACCACCATGGGCCGGGCGGCCAAAGACCTCGTGCCGTTCGAGGAGGCCTACAGCCGCACCGACTGGAGCACGTTCGAGCCCATGCCGATGTTCCGCTTTGCCAACCGAATGAACGCTTACAACACCTACCTGCTGATGGAGGAGGAAAGCCTGCGCGGGCGCTGA
- a CDS encoding acyl-CoA thioesterase yields the protein MDLPTHQLTMTVLMTPDMANFSGNVHGGTILKLLDQVAYACASRYARSYVVTLSVDQVMFRQPIHVGELVTFMASVNITGTSSMEIGIKVVTENIRNQVVRHANSCFFTMVAVGDDGKPVPVPPLQPDTPDERRRHAAARVRKQLRQEFASRFDELRTTSG from the coding sequence ATGGACCTGCCGACCCACCAACTCACCATGACGGTGCTCATGACACCCGACATGGCCAATTTCTCGGGCAATGTGCACGGCGGCACCATCCTCAAGCTGCTCGACCAGGTGGCCTACGCCTGCGCCAGCCGTTACGCGCGCAGCTATGTGGTCACGCTCTCGGTGGACCAGGTCATGTTTCGCCAACCCATTCACGTGGGCGAGCTCGTCACCTTCATGGCGTCGGTGAACATCACCGGCACCTCGTCCATGGAGATCGGCATCAAGGTGGTCACCGAGAACATCCGCAACCAGGTGGTGCGCCACGCCAACAGCTGCTTCTTCACCATGGTGGCGGTGGGCGACGACGGCAAGCCGGTGCCGGTGCCGCCGCTGCAGCCCGACACGCCCGACGAGCGCCGCCGCCACGCCGCCGCCCGCGTGCGCAAGCAGCTGCGCCAGGAATTCGCCAGCCGCTTCGACGAACTGCGCACCACGTCGGGCTGA
- a CDS encoding methyltransferase domain-containing protein, with amino-acid sequence MSNNRSVEFFDRQFERQIQQTEQALNPFEQAALPHLRGRLLDFGCGMGNLALAAARAGCTVLALDASEVAISHLRQAASAGGLPVQAQVADLGHYSVQGEFDTIVSIGLLMFLDCATAQRTLADLQAHLVPGGTMVVNVLIEGTTYMDMFDPEAHCLFPKDFLQTRFAGWQVISWDLRDFAAPGDTVKSFATIFARKP; translated from the coding sequence ATGAGCAACAACCGCAGCGTTGAATTTTTTGACCGCCAGTTCGAGCGGCAGATCCAACAGACCGAACAGGCCCTCAACCCGTTCGAGCAGGCCGCCTTGCCGCACCTGCGGGGGCGTCTGCTGGACTTTGGTTGCGGCATGGGCAACCTGGCCCTGGCCGCCGCACGCGCGGGCTGTACGGTGCTCGCGCTCGATGCCAGCGAGGTCGCGATCTCGCACCTGCGCCAGGCGGCCAGCGCCGGGGGTCTGCCGGTGCAGGCGCAAGTGGCCGACCTGGGCCACTACAGCGTGCAGGGCGAGTTCGACACCATCGTCTCGATCGGCTTGCTGATGTTCCTGGACTGCGCCACGGCACAGCGCACCCTGGCCGATCTGCAGGCCCACCTCGTGCCGGGCGGCACGATGGTGGTGAACGTGTTGATCGAGGGCACGACCTACATGGACATGTTCGACCCCGAGGCGCATTGCCTGTTTCCGAAGGATTTTCTGCAGACCCGGTTTGCCGGCTGGCAGGTGATCTCGTGGGACCTGCGGGACTTCGCGGCGCCGGGCGATACGGTGAAATCCTTCGCGACGATCTTCGCCCGCAAGCCCTGA
- a CDS encoding molybdate transporter family protein, which produces MTPATEPSKALPAPQPLSGATWRGDLGGALGDLGTLLPFLVGFIVVAGVQPTAILLAFGLSLVIVGWHFGVPMPVQPMKAVGAAALAHTAVGTNDMPAVLALAALLTGLFWLIAAWSGLARWLARHVSRDVIHGIVLGLGIALIVAGLRRIEGDAVLGSASVVLALMLLGRAGWLTMPVVMAIGLAVGGWRQPELLQAVAETAWALTLPAPQWPALSQPALWLAAIGLAAAQIPLTFGNAILGIVAETRRLFPAVAVDESRMARGTGFMNLLAAGLGAPPMCFGAGGMAAQVACGARTGRAPMFLGAALLLAALFASAQLTLLLGMLPAGTIGAMLLVAGFSLTIGTAGSSRDKEARAVLLTTAAVSVWNAGVGVVVGVLLEAGLRARVLRI; this is translated from the coding sequence ATGACACCCGCCACCGAGCCCAGCAAAGCCCTGCCCGCGCCACAGCCCCTGTCGGGTGCCACCTGGCGCGGCGACCTCGGCGGCGCGCTGGGTGATCTGGGCACCCTGCTGCCTTTTCTGGTCGGCTTCATCGTGGTCGCCGGTGTGCAGCCCACCGCCATCCTGCTGGCGTTTGGCCTGAGCCTGGTCATCGTGGGCTGGCATTTCGGCGTGCCCATGCCGGTGCAGCCGATGAAGGCGGTGGGCGCGGCGGCACTGGCCCACACCGCGGTCGGCACCAACGACATGCCGGCCGTGCTGGCCCTGGCCGCCCTGCTCACCGGTCTCTTTTGGTTGATCGCCGCCTGGAGCGGCCTGGCGCGCTGGCTGGCGCGGCACGTCTCGCGCGACGTGATTCACGGCATCGTGCTGGGCCTGGGCATCGCGCTCATCGTGGCGGGCCTGCGCCGCATCGAAGGCGACGCGGTGCTGGGCAGCGCATCGGTGGTGCTGGCGCTGATGTTGCTGGGCCGCGCGGGCTGGCTCACCATGCCCGTGGTGATGGCGATCGGCCTGGCAGTGGGAGGGTGGCGCCAGCCCGAACTGCTGCAAGCGGTGGCCGAGACGGCCTGGGCGCTGACGTTGCCCGCACCGCAGTGGCCGGCCCTCAGCCAGCCTGCGCTCTGGCTGGCCGCCATCGGCCTGGCGGCCGCCCAGATCCCGCTCACCTTCGGCAACGCCATTCTCGGCATCGTGGCCGAAACCCGCCGCCTGTTTCCGGCGGTGGCCGTGGACGAGAGCCGCATGGCGCGCGGCACCGGCTTCATGAACCTGCTGGCCGCAGGCCTGGGCGCGCCGCCCATGTGCTTTGGCGCGGGCGGCATGGCCGCGCAAGTGGCCTGCGGCGCACGCACAGGGCGCGCGCCCATGTTCCTGGGCGCCGCCCTGTTGCTCGCCGCCCTGTTCGCCAGCGCTCAGCTGACCCTGCTGCTGGGCATGCTGCCCGCCGGCACCATCGGCGCCATGCTGCTGGTGGCCGGCTTCTCGCTGACCATCGGCACGGCCGGCAGTTCGCGCGACAAGGAAGCGCGCGCCGTGCTGCTGACCACCGCCGCCGTGTCGGTGTGGAACGCGGGGGTGGGCGTGGTGGTGGGGGTGCTGCTGGAGGCGGGGTTGAGGGCGCGGGTACTGCGGATCTGA
- a CDS encoding ATP-binding protein, with product MDTTSPPPQADAAGLLSVTLLGRFAVAVNGLEWNAERWPSLRATHLVQLLSLQPGRRTTRDKVVDALWPQLEPDAGAANLRKAVFNARQALGRHDAIVLHAGELVLWPHGSVEVDADTFERRSAAALQQGDAQGCAQAAGLYPGDLLPGSQYEGWTEPARERLRARFLDLLRASAQWRRLATLEPTDEEAHRALMRQALEAGNRSEALHWYAHVREALQHQLGVAPGAPTQALYESCVAGLQASRPIFLGRARELANAASWLQLPARQRPGAIVLRGPAGIGKSALGREIQAQAQDRGWAVMRMDATETGRAYNLVATIADRLIIDDRSVLERIGLPARAVLAQITPLAAPATPLLGPLGRHQVVGAVRRLLLAAFGGGDLLVQVDDAHLAGDADAEVLVQLAMAGAPLCLLMTVRPLAPDTFLAQGLARLQRAGVQQLVDVPPMSEDEVHRLINWAAEPPADTDLLARIAQAAQGNPFAAIELARCAASVDLDHLPASAAEAIIERLCNAPPSTVTLLKWLALSGDAHDVGAVETIAAQAQVLAFPALDSALAQGILVVSDARYRFRHELVRQALTGQIAPHRRVQMHRQIARALAESDGAHARIAAHWHAGGLAREAVPWWLAAAREALRLAAFGEALRHLDALLAVDTKHGEALRLRAEALDAQGDPAALFAYRLAAAAAGEAESHDLRAKAALAQVKMGDPKGAIQALEGVHPTSVEGRLCEALAWSGAAALGVADPAIGTAKSAIARQLALQTGDTSSLVIASWAQAAAAHARGDLHRSVWADLQETSHVPHLAVRVFDGHLCITQRFLYGARPYPQVIEFADALANEARRLGAARGLAFGTTLRGEAEWLAGDLTAARLHLREGARLHRAISGPVGEALSIQRLAEVALHEGRRDEAHELIEEALDLARQTDIGFHLLDRIYGTRISLHGHDPDAALHVMEDASASVRGPLETCPGCRITFAVPAAIAAARAGRLDLAHQHAEQSAYLANVVMRLPAWYAAHDEVRGHIGAAEQRPRHETVARFAAAAARFREAGQPLDAARCEQLAAKAA from the coding sequence ATGGACACCACTTCCCCACCACCTCAGGCCGATGCAGCGGGTCTGTTGAGCGTCACGCTGCTGGGCCGGTTCGCCGTGGCGGTGAACGGACTCGAATGGAACGCCGAGCGCTGGCCCAGCCTTCGTGCCACCCACCTCGTGCAATTGCTCAGCCTGCAGCCCGGGCGCCGCACCACGCGGGACAAAGTCGTCGACGCGCTCTGGCCCCAGCTGGAACCCGACGCGGGCGCGGCCAATCTGCGCAAGGCGGTTTTCAACGCGCGCCAGGCACTGGGCCGGCACGACGCCATCGTCCTGCACGCGGGAGAGCTCGTGCTCTGGCCTCACGGTTCGGTCGAGGTGGACGCAGACACCTTCGAGCGCAGGTCGGCCGCGGCACTGCAACAAGGCGACGCCCAGGGCTGCGCGCAAGCGGCCGGGCTGTACCCGGGCGACCTGTTGCCCGGTTCGCAGTACGAGGGCTGGACCGAGCCCGCCAGAGAACGTCTGCGCGCCCGGTTTCTGGATCTGCTGCGCGCCAGTGCCCAATGGAGGCGGTTGGCAACGCTGGAGCCCACCGACGAGGAGGCGCACCGCGCGCTGATGCGGCAAGCGCTGGAAGCCGGCAACCGGTCGGAGGCCCTGCATTGGTACGCCCATGTTCGCGAGGCACTTCAGCACCAGTTGGGAGTTGCACCCGGCGCACCCACACAGGCGCTCTACGAAAGCTGCGTTGCCGGCCTGCAGGCCTCCCGGCCGATCTTCCTGGGACGCGCCCGGGAACTGGCGAACGCCGCCTCGTGGTTGCAACTGCCTGCCCGACAACGTCCGGGGGCCATCGTCTTGCGCGGGCCCGCCGGCATCGGCAAAAGTGCGCTGGGCCGCGAGATCCAGGCGCAGGCCCAAGACCGCGGTTGGGCCGTCATGCGCATGGACGCCACCGAGACCGGTCGGGCCTACAACCTGGTCGCCACCATCGCCGACCGCCTGATCATCGATGACAGGAGCGTGCTCGAACGGATCGGACTGCCGGCCCGCGCGGTACTCGCGCAGATCACGCCTCTGGCGGCACCCGCCACGCCCTTGCTGGGGCCCCTGGGGCGGCACCAGGTGGTGGGCGCCGTGCGGCGCCTGTTGCTGGCGGCCTTCGGAGGTGGTGATTTGCTGGTTCAGGTGGACGACGCACACCTGGCGGGGGACGCTGACGCAGAGGTGCTGGTGCAGCTGGCGATGGCTGGCGCCCCCCTGTGCCTCTTGATGACCGTCCGGCCGCTGGCGCCGGACACCTTCCTGGCCCAGGGACTGGCGCGTTTGCAGCGCGCGGGGGTACAGCAGCTGGTGGATGTGCCGCCCATGAGCGAGGACGAGGTCCACCGGCTGATCAACTGGGCCGCGGAGCCGCCCGCCGACACCGATCTGCTGGCGCGCATCGCGCAGGCAGCGCAGGGCAACCCGTTTGCGGCCATCGAACTCGCGCGCTGCGCGGCATCGGTCGACCTGGATCACCTGCCCGCCAGCGCCGCGGAGGCGATCATCGAGCGGCTGTGCAACGCCCCACCCTCCACCGTGACGCTGCTCAAGTGGCTGGCCTTGAGCGGGGATGCGCACGATGTGGGCGCGGTGGAGACCATCGCGGCGCAAGCCCAGGTGCTTGCCTTCCCGGCCCTCGACAGCGCTCTGGCGCAAGGCATCCTGGTGGTCTCGGATGCCCGGTATCGATTCCGCCACGAGCTGGTGCGCCAGGCGCTCACGGGGCAGATTGCGCCTCATCGGCGCGTCCAGATGCACCGCCAGATTGCTCGTGCCCTGGCCGAGTCCGACGGCGCACACGCCCGCATTGCCGCGCACTGGCATGCCGGTGGCCTGGCACGCGAAGCCGTGCCCTGGTGGCTGGCGGCGGCGCGCGAGGCCCTGCGTCTGGCGGCATTCGGTGAGGCGCTGCGCCACCTCGATGCCTTGCTGGCAGTCGACACGAAACACGGCGAGGCACTGCGCTTGCGCGCCGAGGCGCTGGACGCACAGGGCGATCCGGCGGCCCTGTTTGCCTACCGGCTGGCTGCCGCGGCAGCCGGCGAGGCCGAGAGCCACGACCTGCGCGCCAAGGCCGCCCTGGCGCAGGTGAAGATGGGCGATCCCAAGGGTGCCATCCAGGCCCTGGAAGGCGTTCATCCGACCTCGGTTGAAGGCCGCCTGTGCGAGGCCCTCGCCTGGAGTGGCGCCGCCGCCCTGGGTGTGGCCGACCCGGCGATCGGCACCGCCAAATCGGCCATCGCCCGCCAACTGGCCTTGCAAACCGGAGACACCAGCTCGCTGGTGATCGCCTCATGGGCGCAGGCTGCGGCGGCGCACGCGCGCGGCGACTTGCACCGCAGCGTGTGGGCCGACCTGCAGGAAACCAGCCATGTGCCCCACCTGGCCGTGCGCGTGTTCGACGGACATCTCTGCATCACCCAACGTTTCCTCTATGGGGCCCGGCCCTACCCGCAGGTGATTGAATTCGCAGACGCCCTGGCCAACGAGGCGCGGCGGCTCGGCGCCGCTCGCGGCCTGGCGTTTGGCACAACGCTTCGGGGCGAGGCGGAGTGGCTGGCCGGAGATCTGACGGCCGCACGACTGCACCTTCGCGAGGGTGCGCGCCTGCACCGTGCCATCAGTGGGCCGGTGGGCGAGGCCTTGTCGATTCAGCGCCTGGCCGAAGTGGCGCTGCATGAAGGTCGGCGCGATGAGGCTCACGAACTCATCGAGGAAGCCCTGGACCTGGCGCGCCAGACCGACATCGGCTTTCATTTGCTCGACCGCATCTACGGCACGCGGATCAGCCTGCACGGCCATGACCCCGACGCTGCGCTGCATGTCATGGAAGACGCCAGCGCGTCGGTGCGCGGCCCGCTGGAGACCTGCCCCGGCTGCCGCATCACCTTTGCGGTTCCGGCGGCGATCGCCGCCGCGCGCGCCGGCAGGCTCGATCTGGCCCACCAGCATGCAGAGCAGTCGGCCTACCTGGCCAATGTGGTGATGCGCCTGCCTGCGTGGTACGCCGCGCACGATGAAGTCCGTGGGCACATCGGCGCGGCGGAGCAACGGCCACGCCACGAGACGGTCGCCCGCTTTGCCGCTGCCGCAGCCCGATTTCGCGAAGCGGGGCAACCGCTGGATGCAGCCCGGTGCGAACAGCTGGCCGCGAAGGCCGCATGA
- a CDS encoding copper-transporting P-type ATPase: MDARTHHDHAGHAHSHDTVPVPLEHGAVYTCPMHPEIRQDHPGNCPKCGMSLEPVMPALDEARNPELLDFQRRFWWTLPLTVVVAVLAMAGHRLGWFEMATQSWIELVLTAPIVLWAGWPFFVRGAQSVLNRSPNMWTLIGLGTGSAFVYSVVATVSPQVFPASFVSMGRVSVYFEAAAVIISLTLLGQMLELGARAQTSAAIRSLLGLAPKTARRISADGHEADVPLAHVHVGDLLRVRPGEKIPTDGAVVEGRSAVDESMLTGEPLPVTKRVGDKLIGATLNTSGALVMRSERVGSATVLSQIVQMVALAQRSRAPMQRMADQVAGYFVVGVVAAALLTFLGWGYLGPEPSWVHGLINAVAVLIIACPCALGLATPMSIMVATGRGATQGVLFRDAAAIENLRKVDTLIVDKTGTLTEGRPTFERAIGHGSYPEDEVLRLAASLDQGSEHPLAAAIVAAARQQGLALDKPDRFDSASGIGVRGWVDGEGLALGNTVLMQQIGVDTSPLAAEAEALRAQGASVMFLAVDTALAGLLAVSDPIKATTVDALASLRRANIRVVMATGDGLTTARSVGQRLGIEEVHGEVKPADKLQLVEQLQAEGRVVAMAGDGINDAPALARADVGIAMGTGTDVAMNSAQLTLVKGDLRGIATARALSVATVANMKQNLAFAFVYNALGIPLAAGLLYPFTGWLLSPMIAALAMSLSSASVIGNALRLRAASIRET, from the coding sequence ATGGACGCACGAACCCACCACGATCACGCGGGGCATGCCCACAGCCACGACACGGTGCCGGTCCCGTTGGAACACGGGGCGGTCTATACCTGTCCGATGCACCCGGAGATCCGCCAGGACCATCCGGGCAACTGCCCCAAGTGCGGCATGTCGCTGGAGCCGGTCATGCCCGCGCTGGACGAAGCCCGCAACCCCGAGCTGCTGGATTTCCAGCGCCGCTTCTGGTGGACCCTGCCCCTCACCGTGGTGGTGGCCGTGCTTGCCATGGCTGGGCACCGGCTGGGGTGGTTCGAGATGGCGACCCAGAGCTGGATCGAACTCGTGCTCACCGCGCCCATCGTGCTGTGGGCCGGCTGGCCGTTTTTCGTGCGGGGCGCGCAATCGGTGCTCAACCGCAGCCCCAACATGTGGACGCTGATCGGCCTGGGCACCGGCTCGGCGTTCGTCTACAGCGTGGTGGCCACGGTGAGCCCGCAGGTGTTTCCCGCGTCGTTCGTCTCGATGGGACGGGTGTCGGTGTACTTCGAGGCGGCGGCGGTGATCATCTCGCTCACCCTGCTGGGACAGATGCTGGAGCTCGGGGCGCGCGCGCAGACCTCGGCGGCCATCCGTTCGCTGCTGGGGCTGGCGCCCAAGACCGCGCGGCGCATCTCGGCCGATGGGCATGAGGCAGACGTGCCGCTGGCCCATGTGCATGTGGGCGATCTGTTGCGCGTGCGCCCGGGCGAAAAGATCCCCACCGACGGCGCGGTGGTCGAGGGCCGCAGCGCGGTGGACGAATCGATGCTCACCGGCGAGCCGCTGCCGGTGACCAAGCGCGTGGGGGACAAACTGATTGGCGCCACGCTCAACACCAGTGGCGCGCTGGTGATGCGCTCCGAGCGCGTGGGCTCGGCCACCGTGCTCTCGCAGATCGTGCAGATGGTGGCTCTGGCGCAGCGCTCGCGTGCGCCCATGCAGCGCATGGCCGACCAGGTGGCCGGCTACTTCGTGGTGGGGGTCGTGGCGGCGGCGCTGCTCACGTTCCTTGGCTGGGGCTACCTGGGGCCCGAGCCGAGCTGGGTTCATGGCCTCATCAATGCGGTGGCGGTGCTGATCATCGCCTGCCCTTGTGCACTGGGGCTGGCCACGCCCATGTCGATCATGGTGGCCACCGGGCGCGGCGCCACCCAGGGTGTGCTGTTTCGAGACGCCGCCGCCATCGAGAACCTGCGCAAGGTCGACACGCTGATCGTCGACAAGACCGGCACCCTGACCGAGGGCCGACCGACTTTCGAGCGCGCCATCGGCCACGGCAGCTACCCGGAGGACGAGGTCTTGCGCCTGGCCGCCAGCCTGGACCAGGGCAGCGAACACCCGCTGGCCGCCGCGATCGTGGCCGCGGCCAGGCAACAAGGGCTGGCACTGGACAAGCCCGATCGGTTTGATTCGGCATCCGGCATCGGGGTGCGGGGCTGGGTCGATGGTGAGGGCCTGGCCTTGGGCAACACGGTCCTGATGCAGCAGATCGGTGTGGACACCTCGCCGCTGGCCGCCGAGGCTGAAGCGCTTCGCGCACAGGGTGCGAGCGTCATGTTTCTCGCGGTCGACACGGCGCTGGCCGGTTTGCTGGCCGTGTCCGATCCGATCAAGGCGACCACGGTCGATGCGCTGGCGTCGCTGCGTCGGGCGAACATTCGCGTGGTCATGGCCACGGGCGATGGCCTCACCACTGCGCGCTCGGTCGGCCAGCGGCTGGGCATTGAGGAGGTGCATGGCGAAGTGAAGCCGGCCGACAAACTCCAGCTGGTGGAGCAGCTCCAGGCCGAGGGCCGCGTGGTGGCCATGGCGGGCGATGGCATCAACGACGCACCGGCCCTGGCCCGCGCCGACGTGGGCATTGCCATGGGCACCGGCACCGACGTGGCAATGAACAGCGCCCAGCTCACGCTGGTCAAAGGCGATTTGCGCGGCATTGCCACGGCCCGTGCACTCTCGGTGGCCACGGTGGCCAACATGAAGCAGAACCTCGCGTTCGCCTTTGTCTACAACGCACTGGGCATCCCGCTGGCCGCTGGCTTGCTGTATCCGTTCACCGGCTGGCTGCTCTCGCCCATGATCGCGGCCCTGGCCATGAGCCTGAGCTCGGCCTCGGTGATCGGAAACGCCCTGCGCCTGCGGGCAGCTTCCATCAGGGAAACCTGA
- a CDS encoding cation transporter produces the protein MSAHCCDHDTPQVKTIANLARYRKILWIALTINAAMFLIEVGAGFQAGSLSLLADAVDFAGDALNYAVSLAVLASALAWRARAAMLKAVSMMGFGLYVLGAAVWSVWHGGVPQAMTMGAVALLALLANVAVAWMLYAFREGDANMRSVWLCSRNDAIGNAAVFMAALGVFGTGSAWPDLAVASLMATLALQGGWTVLRQARGELGGGAAVRDIP, from the coding sequence ATGTCCGCTCATTGCTGTGACCACGACACTCCCCAGGTCAAGACCATCGCCAACCTGGCCCGCTACCGCAAGATCCTCTGGATCGCCCTGACCATCAACGCCGCCATGTTCCTCATCGAGGTTGGCGCCGGATTCCAGGCCGGTTCGCTCTCGCTCCTGGCCGACGCGGTGGACTTTGCCGGCGACGCGCTCAACTACGCCGTATCGCTCGCGGTGCTGGCCTCGGCGCTGGCCTGGCGCGCGCGCGCGGCCATGCTCAAAGCCGTGAGCATGATGGGCTTTGGGCTGTATGTGCTGGGGGCTGCGGTGTGGTCGGTGTGGCACGGCGGTGTGCCGCAGGCCATGACCATGGGGGCGGTGGCGCTGCTGGCGCTGCTGGCCAACGTGGCGGTGGCGTGGATGCTCTACGCGTTTCGCGAAGGCGACGCCAACATGCGCAGCGTGTGGCTGTGCTCGCGCAACGACGCCATCGGCAACGCCGCCGTGTTCATGGCCGCGCTCGGGGTGTTCGGCACCGGCTCGGCCTGGCCCGATCTGGCGGTGGCCAGCCTGATGGCAACGCTGGCCTTGCAGGGTGGCTGGACGGTGCTGCGGCAGGCGAGGGGGGAGCTGGGTGGGGGTGCGGCTGTGAGGGACATCCCATGA
- a CDS encoding glutathione S-transferase family protein yields MSTLTLHYHPLSSYCHKVLIALDVLGVDAELRLLNLGDAAERSAYIALWPLGKMPLLVDQGRPIPETSIIIEHLQRHHAGPGRTLIPIDPDQALEVRLWDRLFDLHVMTPMQACTADLLRPEGERDALGVARAHESLLSAYALIDQHLDGRTWVAGDAFSLADCAAAPALFYAVTYVPFAPQHARLAAYFDRLMNHPPVARTVDQARPWFKFYPGRNGLARRFFDPAVL; encoded by the coding sequence ATGAGCACGCTCACGCTTCACTACCACCCCCTGTCCTCGTACTGCCACAAGGTGCTGATCGCCCTCGACGTGCTGGGCGTCGATGCCGAGTTGCGTTTGCTGAACCTGGGCGATGCGGCCGAGCGCTCGGCGTACATCGCGCTGTGGCCCCTGGGCAAGATGCCGCTGCTGGTGGACCAGGGCCGGCCCATTCCCGAGACCAGCATCATCATCGAGCACCTGCAGCGCCACCACGCGGGCCCCGGCCGCACGCTGATACCGATCGACCCGGACCAGGCCCTTGAAGTGCGCTTGTGGGACCGCCTCTTCGACCTGCACGTGATGACGCCGATGCAGGCCTGCACCGCCGATCTTCTGCGCCCGGAGGGCGAGCGCGATGCACTCGGCGTGGCCCGTGCGCACGAGAGTCTGTTGTCGGCGTATGCGCTGATCGATCAGCACCTGGATGGGCGAACCTGGGTCGCTGGCGATGCGTTCAGCCTGGCCGACTGCGCCGCCGCGCCGGCCTTGTTTTACGCCGTGACCTACGTGCCCTTCGCGCCCCAACACGCGCGCCTGGCGGCTTACTTCGACCGGTTGATGAACCATCCCCCGGTGGCGCGCACCGTTGACCAGGCGCGGCCCTGGTTCAAGTTCTATCCGGGGCGCAACGGCCTGGCCCGCCGCTTCTTCGATCCGGCGGTCCTGTGA